One Acidicapsa ligni genomic region harbors:
- a CDS encoding TIM barrel protein has translation MGFSSKVSERAVQALDAFAVEIPSWGFANTGTRFGKYVQAAAATTIEEKFSDAAEVNHLTGATPTMALHVLWDFPNGVADVDRVRALERQFGIRAGSINPNLFQSQQYKFGSLCNPSAVIRDEAVEHVLTSIQIGVELGSRDISMWVADGSNYPGTQSIRKRIVWLEEALQKAHAAMQPGQRLLVEYKPFEPAFYHTDIADWGMALHLAKAAGPQAKVLVDLGHHYAGQNIEQIVAWLLHTGMLGGFHFNDRRYADDDLTLGSIDPYQVFRIFHEIHLHEVRAAKGDGMELDVAFMIDQSHNLKDKMEAMVQTVVAAQELWLKAALVDREHLSNLQDECRLVEAEELFRGAFWTDVRPLVAEWRAARELPIDPLAALRECGYVERITKERGGKQSVGGSYA, from the coding sequence ATGGGCTTTAGTTCGAAGGTCTCAGAGAGGGCAGTTCAAGCACTGGACGCGTTTGCAGTGGAGATACCGTCGTGGGGATTTGCGAATACGGGAACGCGCTTTGGAAAGTATGTACAGGCCGCGGCTGCGACGACGATCGAAGAGAAGTTCAGCGATGCGGCTGAGGTGAATCATTTGACGGGCGCTACGCCGACGATGGCTCTGCATGTGTTGTGGGATTTTCCGAACGGTGTGGCAGATGTCGATAGGGTTAGAGCGCTTGAGAGGCAGTTCGGGATTCGGGCTGGATCGATCAATCCCAATCTATTTCAAAGTCAGCAGTACAAGTTTGGCTCGCTGTGCAATCCTTCGGCGGTTATTCGTGACGAGGCCGTTGAGCATGTGCTGACGTCGATTCAGATAGGTGTGGAACTGGGCTCACGCGATATCTCGATGTGGGTTGCTGATGGGTCGAACTATCCGGGTACGCAAAGTATTCGGAAGCGGATTGTGTGGCTGGAAGAGGCGCTCCAAAAAGCTCACGCGGCGATGCAGCCGGGACAGCGGTTGCTGGTGGAGTACAAGCCATTTGAGCCAGCCTTTTATCACACGGATATTGCGGACTGGGGCATGGCGTTGCATCTGGCAAAGGCTGCCGGGCCGCAGGCGAAGGTGCTGGTGGATCTTGGGCATCACTATGCAGGACAGAACATCGAGCAGATTGTGGCGTGGCTGTTGCATACGGGGATGCTAGGTGGGTTTCACTTTAATGACCGGCGATATGCGGATGACGATCTGACGCTTGGATCGATTGATCCTTACCAGGTATTTCGCATCTTTCATGAAATACATTTGCATGAAGTACGTGCTGCGAAGGGCGATGGCATGGAGTTGGATGTAGCCTTCATGATCGATCAGAGTCATAACCTGAAGGACAAGATGGAAGCTATGGTGCAGACCGTTGTTGCCGCTCAGGAGTTGTGGCTGAAGGCTGCGTTGGTGGATCGCGAGCATCTGTCCAACTTGCAGGATGAATGCAGACTTGTTGAGGCGGAGGAGTTGTTTCGTGGAGCGTTCTGGACGGACGTGCGGCCGCTGGTGGCGGAGTGGCGTGCGGCGCGGGAGTTGCCTATCGATCCTCTGGCTGCATTGCGCGAATGCGGCTACGTTGAGCGGATCACGAAGGAGCGTGGAGGCAAGCAGTCTGTCGGCGGGAGCTACGCATAA